A single genomic interval of Chloracidobacterium validum harbors:
- a CDS encoding glycoside hydrolase family 1 protein, translating to MNKTDASGAETPITNQPNASRRAFLATTTAALAAGSVTVSGAPQKPASAKRRPGASPSGQTFPAGFQWGAATAAYQIEGAIDADGKSQSIWDMFVRKPNAIWRGHTGEMACDHYRRYREDVALMKQIGLKAYRFSLAWTRILPEGTGTVNAKGLDFYDRLVDELLAAGITPFCTLYHWDLPLALHQRGGWTKRESADWFAEYTTVAARRLGDRITYWMTLNEPQVFITLGYQAGRHAPGLLLPIKDVLQAGHHALLAHGKGVQALRANTRNAQIGFAPATPIAYPATEQPDDVAAARAFNFGIQGYGFLFNASVGLPLKNPFNNAWWMDPVFLGEYPAEGLALYKNDAPTIEADDLKVISTPVDFCGVNIYFGFKIQSDGRGGPKVVLPTPAAPLTAFDWPVTPEALRWGPKFFHERYKQPIYITENGLALRDWVALDGKVHDPQRIDFTTRYLRELRRAVEDGVPVRGYFHWSIMDNFEWAEGYKQRFGLVYVDYDTQVRTPKASAAWYARVIATNGAVLG from the coding sequence ATGAACAAAACTGATGCTTCAGGCGCGGAAACGCCAATTACGAACCAGCCAAATGCTTCCCGGCGGGCGTTTCTGGCGACGACTACGGCGGCACTGGCTGCTGGGAGCGTGACCGTATCCGGCGCACCACAAAAGCCGGCTTCCGCCAAGCGACGCCCTGGCGCTTCCCCGTCGGGTCAGACCTTCCCGGCCGGTTTCCAGTGGGGGGCGGCGACGGCGGCTTACCAAATCGAAGGCGCGATTGACGCGGACGGCAAGAGCCAGTCCATCTGGGATATGTTTGTCCGAAAGCCCAATGCCATTTGGCGCGGTCACACGGGCGAGATGGCCTGTGACCATTACCGGCGCTACAGGGAAGATGTCGCCTTGATGAAGCAGATCGGTCTGAAAGCGTATCGCTTCAGCCTGGCCTGGACGCGCATCCTGCCGGAAGGGACCGGAACGGTCAACGCCAAGGGCCTCGACTTTTATGACCGCCTGGTTGACGAGTTGCTCGCTGCCGGGATCACGCCGTTTTGCACCCTCTATCACTGGGACTTGCCACTCGCGCTGCACCAGCGCGGGGGGTGGACGAAGCGCGAGAGCGCCGACTGGTTTGCCGAGTACACGACGGTGGCGGCCCGACGGCTTGGCGACCGCATCACCTACTGGATGACGCTCAATGAGCCGCAGGTATTCATTACGCTGGGCTACCAGGCCGGGCGGCATGCGCCGGGTCTGCTTCTCCCGATCAAGGATGTCCTGCAAGCGGGCCACCACGCGCTGCTGGCGCATGGCAAGGGCGTGCAGGCCTTGCGCGCCAACACCAGGAACGCCCAGATTGGTTTTGCGCCGGCCACGCCCATCGCCTATCCGGCCACCGAGCAGCCTGACGATGTAGCCGCCGCGCGGGCCTTCAACTTCGGCATCCAGGGCTATGGTTTTCTATTCAACGCTTCGGTTGGGTTGCCGCTCAAGAACCCGTTCAACAATGCCTGGTGGATGGACCCGGTGTTCCTCGGCGAGTACCCGGCTGAGGGACTTGCCCTGTACAAAAACGATGCCCCAACCATCGAGGCCGACGATCTGAAGGTTATTTCGACACCCGTGGATTTCTGTGGCGTCAACATCTACTTCGGTTTCAAGATTCAGTCGGATGGGCGTGGCGGCCCGAAGGTCGTGCTTCCGACTCCGGCGGCCCCGCTGACGGCCTTCGACTGGCCCGTTACGCCGGAGGCGCTCCGGTGGGGACCAAAATTTTTCCACGAACGTTACAAGCAACCGATATACATCACGGAAAACGGTCTCGCGCTCCGCGACTGGGTGGCACTCGATGGCAAGGTTCACGACCCGCAACGGATTGACTTCACGACGCGCTACCTGCGTGAATTACGCCGCGCGGTGGAAGATGGCGTGCCGGTGCGGGGTTACTTTCACTGGTCAATCATGGATAATTTCGAGTGGGCGGAAGGGTACAAGCAGCGGTTCGGGCTGGTGTATGTGGACTATGACACGCAAGTGCGAACACCCAAAGCCTCAGCGGCGTGGTATGCTCGTGTTATCGCCACCAACGGAGCCGTCCTGGGGTAG
- a CDS encoding protein kinase domain-containing protein, producing MPNPYLNRVAIHDPAQFYGRRKEVARIFSRLGAGRPQSIAVVGDRRIGKSSLLNYLCAPQVRQQYLTRHEEYVFVFLDLQQRRRMTLDDFLDIWLAEIQRGAGLPAAGKYGFDGIHAALDALRVRHCKLIAVFDEFDILTSNRAFSADFFAFLRSLANNYEVAYVTSSGRDLQELCHADQIADSPFFNIFTNIYLRAFPDDDAYELIARPSEANGIPLAPYAEDIRLLSGNFPFYLQIACSIYFEQLQESGHLDHAAIEEAFDDEVRGHFRYLWEHFSADERAVCRALASGEPVMREHTYVFEDFKRAGYVIVEGAGKARWFSHRFLPVVSRPGRNSGGTGEHAPVPPTIEIAPPRRAVSQDDTRTLRRDPQPDGQTAMPSQFGRFEVIEHLGGGGMGDVFLARDAELGRKVAVKVLKSRYAHQSETRQRFLREARMVSNLNHPNIATLYEIGEVDGVPYLVMEYVRGKTLAQCLAEQGRFDCAEVCRIGSQAADALAAAHAIGVIHRDIKPSNLQLDAQGNVRVIDFGLAKLDASAGWAHLSASDEHLQAVSDITESGVLVGTVTYMSPEQAANDAQATLASDVFSLGIVLYEMTTGRLPFEGKSYYEVLDAILHATPSAIRDWRPDAPSELVEAIGAALAKQPVERPTAKALAERLRRVIHSPSRRLN from the coding sequence ATGCCCAACCCTTACCTCAACCGCGTTGCCATTCACGACCCAGCCCAGTTTTACGGTCGGCGTAAGGAAGTGGCCCGTATTTTCTCACGCTTGGGCGCCGGGCGGCCCCAGTCCATTGCCGTCGTCGGCGACCGCCGGATTGGCAAATCATCACTCCTCAACTACTTGTGCGCACCGCAAGTGCGTCAGCAATACCTGACGCGGCATGAGGAATACGTGTTTGTGTTTTTGGACTTGCAGCAGCGGCGGCGCATGACGCTCGATGATTTTCTGGACATTTGGCTGGCTGAAATTCAGCGCGGTGCCGGACTGCCGGCGGCTGGCAAGTATGGCTTCGACGGCATTCACGCGGCGCTGGATGCTCTGCGAGTCCGGCACTGCAAGCTGATCGCGGTGTTTGATGAGTTTGACATTCTCACGTCGAACCGCGCGTTCTCGGCTGATTTCTTTGCCTTTTTGCGCTCACTGGCCAACAACTACGAAGTGGCCTATGTCACATCATCCGGGCGTGACCTCCAGGAACTTTGTCATGCCGATCAGATTGCTGACTCCCCTTTCTTCAATATCTTCACCAACATTTACCTGCGGGCCTTCCCAGATGATGACGCCTACGAACTGATTGCTCGTCCGTCAGAGGCAAACGGGATTCCGCTGGCGCCCTACGCCGAAGACATCCGTCTGTTGAGCGGCAACTTCCCTTTTTACTTGCAAATCGCCTGCTCCATCTATTTTGAGCAACTGCAAGAAAGTGGGCATCTGGACCACGCCGCCATTGAAGAAGCCTTTGATGATGAAGTCCGCGGGCACTTTCGCTATCTCTGGGAGCATTTTTCGGCGGACGAGCGGGCCGTATGCCGGGCGCTGGCGTCTGGCGAGCCGGTGATGCGGGAACACACCTACGTGTTTGAGGATTTCAAACGTGCCGGCTATGTCATCGTCGAAGGGGCGGGAAAAGCGCGCTGGTTTTCCCATCGCTTCCTGCCGGTGGTATCACGCCCAGGACGTAACAGCGGTGGCACCGGAGAGCATGCCCCTGTGCCACCGACCATTGAGATTGCTCCACCGCGGCGCGCTGTTTCACAGGACGATACCCGAACCCTCCGACGCGATCCTCAGCCGGACGGACAAACTGCCATGCCGTCCCAGTTTGGGCGTTTTGAGGTGATAGAACACCTGGGCGGCGGCGGCATGGGTGATGTTTTTCTGGCGCGGGATGCGGAGCTTGGGCGCAAGGTTGCGGTCAAGGTACTGAAATCGCGCTACGCCCATCAGTCTGAAACACGGCAGCGTTTTCTGCGCGAAGCCCGGATGGTTTCCAACCTCAATCACCCCAACATCGCCACGCTTTACGAGATTGGTGAAGTGGACGGTGTACCGTATCTCGTCATGGAGTATGTCCGCGGTAAAACGCTCGCGCAGTGTCTTGCCGAGCAAGGGCGCTTTGACTGTGCCGAAGTTTGTCGAATTGGGAGTCAGGCGGCCGACGCACTCGCCGCGGCTCATGCCATTGGGGTGATCCACCGCGACATCAAACCTTCCAATCTGCAACTCGACGCCCAAGGTAACGTGCGCGTCATTGACTTTGGTCTAGCGAAGCTGGATGCCTCAGCCGGATGGGCGCACTTGTCAGCTTCGGATGAGCACTTGCAGGCAGTATCGGACATTACCGAATCAGGCGTCTTGGTGGGAACGGTCACGTATATGTCGCCGGAACAAGCGGCCAACGACGCCCAGGCAACCCTGGCCAGTGATGTGTTTTCCCTGGGGATTGTGCTCTATGAAATGACCACCGGGCGGCTTCCCTTCGAGGGGAAATCGTATTACGAAGTTCTCGACGCCATTTTGCATGCCACGCCATCAGCGATTCGGGATTGGCGACCCGATGCCCCCAGCGAGCTGGTTGAGGCCATCGGTGCGGCGCTGGCCAAACAGCCGGTCGAGCGCCCAACCGCCAAAGCCTTGGCCGAGCGTCTTCGCCGGGTGATTCACTCGCCATCCAGACGCCTCAACTGA
- a CDS encoding STT3 domain-containing protein, with product MITASSPATATGATRLLRRPIVIGTLIYLLAFIVRLSNLGGVFTDVGIFPISTDSFYHLRRIHWAVTHGLEVPDFDHYVNFPDGANVNWPFGFDWLYAAAAQGSYALVHGSAQPDEGWITAVACLLTPLIGAFTPCLGYLVAARLAHAWAGIAAGFILIWLPALWVVCAVGYVDHHVFESLCVGLYLWAVARARPTWRHGVLAGSAMAVGLLCATIMPLLIGFHALVTATWWVTHRKEPATHQSHVRVSLCAWFTLLVWVAPFVATRIAEPHGVNPSLATAWVVALGAAGVTLAAVGWTAGFTRQNVWWGLAWLGLGLGVLPRVVLADVWRFARYGVMHLVAADPWLATIFESQPLLRSSFFDTTNNYTGFFWLLPVAWFSVASRAWLKPIHAASRLWVLLLFSITTTGLALLQLKFSGLFAVPFAVVVGLALAELPNRLARLPQVSPRLQLALPLALCIGMLAPTIHFTLGAPTYIVSPSGAFVDVEPTLRWLATHTPATSLRGDQPDDYAVLCDWTPGHWVIGVAGRPTVASPLGHTTPLRGGIRDAAAMFVLPPSEAFQLMDARRVRYVLVTPCSPKALARDAAWNPETSTSAPWEDWNERLKGSLYAHLVAKEGVPQGDTVLTQLRLVYESDFETEYPLFTQYHAAGKVFERVPGAVVTGRTKPGARIEIKTRIRTYFRREFDYRDEVQADEQGYFARRVPYAQQVSPTTTLAANAPYQIVTPDGIFTATATEADVQQGRALQLRRLDGE from the coding sequence TTGATAACGGCTTCCTCTCCGGCGACGGCGACTGGAGCGACCCGGCTGCTGCGCCGGCCCATCGTCATTGGGACGCTCATCTACCTGCTGGCCTTTATCGTCCGGCTGTCCAACTTGGGCGGCGTCTTCACCGATGTTGGCATTTTTCCAATTTCAACCGATTCATTTTACCACCTGCGCCGTATTCACTGGGCCGTGACGCATGGGTTGGAAGTGCCGGATTTTGATCACTATGTCAACTTCCCCGACGGTGCGAACGTCAACTGGCCGTTCGGCTTTGATTGGCTTTACGCGGCTGCCGCTCAGGGGTCCTATGCGCTTGTTCACGGGAGTGCGCAGCCCGATGAAGGTTGGATCACTGCCGTGGCGTGTCTGTTGACGCCGCTCATCGGTGCGTTCACGCCGTGCCTTGGCTACCTCGTGGCCGCGCGCTTGGCCCACGCCTGGGCTGGTATCGCGGCCGGATTCATCCTCATTTGGCTGCCTGCTCTGTGGGTCGTGTGTGCGGTTGGCTATGTTGACCACCACGTTTTTGAGTCCCTGTGTGTCGGGTTGTACCTATGGGCTGTCGCGCGCGCGCGTCCGACCTGGCGGCATGGTGTCTTGGCTGGAAGCGCCATGGCTGTCGGGCTACTGTGCGCCACGATTATGCCCTTGCTCATCGGTTTTCATGCGTTGGTCACGGCGACTTGGTGGGTAACGCACCGAAAAGAGCCAGCGACGCATCAATCCCACGTACGAGTCAGCCTTTGTGCCTGGTTCACGCTCTTGGTATGGGTAGCGCCGTTTGTTGCCACGCGGATTGCCGAACCCCATGGCGTCAATCCATCGTTGGCAACGGCCTGGGTGGTGGCGCTTGGCGCAGCCGGCGTGACCCTAGCCGCTGTCGGTTGGACTGCGGGCTTTACGCGCCAGAACGTTTGGTGGGGGCTGGCCTGGCTTGGGCTGGGCCTCGGTGTGTTGCCGCGGGTTGTTCTGGCCGATGTCTGGCGCTTTGCGCGCTATGGCGTGATGCATCTGGTGGCCGCTGACCCGTGGCTGGCCACCATCTTTGAGAGTCAACCGCTGCTCCGCTCTTCCTTTTTCGATACGACGAACAACTACACGGGATTTTTTTGGCTCTTGCCGGTCGCGTGGTTCAGTGTGGCCAGCCGGGCCTGGTTGAAGCCGATCCACGCCGCCAGCCGCTTGTGGGTGCTCCTGCTTTTTTCCATCACGACGACCGGACTGGCTCTGCTCCAACTCAAGTTCAGCGGTCTGTTTGCGGTTCCATTTGCGGTGGTGGTTGGGCTTGCGCTCGCCGAGCTGCCGAACCGGTTGGCGCGGTTGCCACAAGTCAGCCCACGTCTTCAGTTGGCATTGCCCCTTGCCCTGTGTATCGGGATGCTTGCGCCCACCATCCACTTCACGCTGGGTGCGCCGACCTACATCGTGTCACCAAGCGGCGCGTTTGTGGATGTCGAGCCAACCCTGCGCTGGCTGGCGACCCACACGCCGGCGACGAGCCTCCGGGGCGACCAGCCAGATGATTACGCCGTTTTGTGTGACTGGACGCCCGGCCACTGGGTGATTGGGGTAGCCGGCCGGCCGACCGTAGCTTCTCCACTGGGTCACACGACACCGCTCCGTGGTGGCATCCGGGATGCCGCCGCGATGTTTGTCCTTCCGCCAAGTGAGGCCTTCCAACTGATGGATGCTCGGCGGGTACGCTACGTCTTGGTGACGCCCTGCTCCCCCAAAGCACTGGCGCGAGATGCGGCATGGAACCCTGAAACCAGTACCTCCGCGCCCTGGGAAGATTGGAATGAACGCCTCAAAGGTTCACTCTATGCGCACTTAGTGGCCAAGGAAGGGGTGCCTCAGGGCGACACGGTCCTGACCCAACTCCGCCTGGTTTATGAAAGCGACTTTGAAACTGAGTACCCACTCTTCACCCAGTATCACGCTGCCGGGAAGGTCTTTGAGCGCGTGCCGGGCGCGGTGGTGACCGGGCGCACGAAGCCAGGCGCGCGCATTGAGATTAAGACGCGCATCCGAACCTACTTCCGGCGCGAGTTCGACTACAGGGATGAAGTCCAGGCTGACGAGCAGGGCTACTTTGCGCGGCGCGTGCCTTACGCGCAGCAAGTGTCACCGACGACAACCCTTGCCGCCAATGCGCCGTACCAGATTGTGACGCCGGACGGCATCTTTACGGCCACCGCCACGGAGGCCGATGTCCAGCAGGGGCGCGCGCTTCAGTTGAGGCGTCTGGATGGCGAGTGA
- a CDS encoding protein kinase domain-containing protein → MKSCPKCGATYPDEYNVCPQDGAPLASDKPSAVARVVDGKYQIVRMVGRGGMGAVYEAIHSTMQRRVALKILNADLVSNPAALERFRREALLSGRLKHPNAITIYDYGMSAIGEAYIVMEFLEGHSLGQELQQAKTLSPLRVVSVLAPVCDAVHAAHAEGIIHRDLKPANIMLEKLRTGETVKVLDFGIAKLAMNNPSLMNLTGTGIIGTPQYMSPEQCQAHRIDGRSDVYSIGVIAYEMLTGKLPFDEPTPLATVIAQVKQKPKPVRELRPDIPPALEAVVMRALEKSPANRHQTAEELSEAFRTVQRQLSPGGAVISTPPALVALASESPPAQEPFTRIVPGELPPPVGAGAAGPDTVRPPTGMSGGEFIGRTPELGVLIAAWQSVATRRGRPVVIFGEAGIGKTRLIEQFLIRLEDVGEGQPMLLRVRCPDPARATVGQLPLSDLRAAAMAYFNPELRAVRSLSPADEQFLDGTFFANLCDETYATKLAARLAADRHSFFGDLTYLCRLLARERGAVFFVDDAHHADALLLDFVSHLMRQSRGDRLLVIVASRPLTSLLDGAPPLRNWLQSLDEMGGHDQIKLSALSNSEIRLMVEGLLGAQVQLPVSVALMLAEETKGNPYYVCEVVNTMIANGQISHGEETGWVCQDVDEFDLPESIATLVKPLLARLEDKTADVLAHAAVIGEEFTFDLLQFLTEATEEDLLGTVENALKLGFIREMAGWREDRYSFVNSMLHRVLYRRMTRRRRKRLHARIAERLEQQLASPRASAAGLGRQDFTAGDLAYHYFRAEEWRKAIEYAIEAGYARWSVYAFADAGKFFGWVAQALSRLQGDDTGPLSPSDEARYRLTYGTLLIECAQPDDARHELERALALCQEHNLNWLGRTQVGMARLYNLTGDADGALKLATAALPVLRAQDDAAGLCLALLTVAAAQVERGRPTAALEAVDEAMYIAERAGDRSSQAAARLGNAIVNARRGKLAEAVSDARQSLAIARNAGNIFEERRALALLGEVNLQLAHLDEAQECYAGALRIAYALGHRQGESVALNGLGEVFMRRGSDTEALEYIQQAVDIARDIGDGTAEARYLLNVGRIRRRRSDVKSALSTLQAALLLAETMEVPQIEAEILAEIGDAQRAEGDLAAAESCYVRACELAREVESPHVRWSAAYGLAECLVQRQDFAQAQAALEEALSVIASLQSNLPDDIVAATFLENKRPVFDLKVRLDRMLATTPAQSEPPKAAPTKALPDKAAPTKLMSEVSAAEGSMVAGELLPPAASSVAADAPPSTSAKPRASVKPQVGETKVLGSTAPRGAVPSAEMPSDIDALRMDAKRNPGQPGEISEFSLEELLNDVAAFAENLGMGELFNSGRLADAIVPVEDRSRAPDIRPHSARPTQPHSLQSVLHSVVSLESTWREMLQTARATGDRDIERKGLMLMASAFHSQGEVARARDCYQRAVQIMREVNDRASEGAMLNNIGDTFRQEGRYADALAYYRLAIRSARENKNQRVLEMALVNAAQMYARTGNLREASQMLDEAQVINRTTSDAQVRAEMLQTMGEVHLVRKELTLALDRSVAAAAAARELGDTDVEWRAQWVIARCRWARGERLEALTAADLTLQALDRLLGEANPHDQRRLARERGDIGAVVDEWRRITDDFLV, encoded by the coding sequence ATGAAATCCTGTCCGAAATGTGGTGCGACCTATCCTGACGAATACAATGTCTGTCCCCAGGACGGTGCGCCGCTGGCTTCCGATAAGCCATCGGCCGTGGCGCGGGTGGTGGACGGGAAGTACCAAATCGTGCGCATGGTCGGACGCGGTGGCATGGGCGCGGTCTATGAAGCCATTCATTCCACGATGCAGCGGCGGGTGGCGCTCAAGATTCTCAATGCCGATTTGGTGTCCAATCCAGCGGCGCTCGAACGCTTTCGGCGGGAAGCCCTTCTCTCCGGCCGCCTCAAGCACCCGAATGCCATCACCATTTATGACTACGGCATGAGCGCGATAGGCGAAGCCTACATCGTCATGGAGTTCCTCGAAGGCCACAGCCTGGGGCAGGAACTCCAGCAAGCCAAAACGCTTTCGCCGTTGCGCGTGGTGTCGGTGCTGGCGCCAGTGTGTGACGCTGTTCACGCGGCCCATGCCGAAGGGATTATTCACCGCGACCTCAAGCCCGCCAACATCATGCTGGAGAAGCTACGGACCGGTGAGACCGTCAAGGTGCTCGATTTTGGGATCGCCAAGCTGGCGATGAACAACCCCAGCCTGATGAATCTGACCGGCACGGGCATCATCGGCACGCCACAGTACATGTCACCGGAACAGTGCCAGGCGCACCGGATTGATGGACGCTCGGATGTGTACAGCATTGGCGTGATTGCCTACGAGATGCTCACCGGCAAGCTGCCGTTTGACGAACCCACGCCGCTGGCAACGGTCATCGCCCAGGTCAAGCAGAAACCCAAGCCGGTGCGCGAGTTGCGTCCAGACATTCCGCCCGCGCTCGAGGCGGTGGTGATGCGGGCGCTCGAAAAATCACCGGCCAATCGCCACCAAACCGCCGAAGAACTGTCTGAAGCTTTCCGCACCGTGCAGCGTCAGTTGTCACCGGGTGGAGCGGTCATTTCAACCCCCCCGGCGCTTGTGGCCTTGGCGTCGGAGTCACCACCGGCACAGGAGCCATTCACCCGAATCGTGCCCGGCGAGCTGCCTCCCCCGGTTGGAGCCGGCGCCGCCGGACCAGATACCGTTCGCCCCCCAACCGGCATGAGTGGCGGTGAGTTCATCGGGCGCACCCCAGAACTTGGGGTCCTGATTGCCGCTTGGCAATCGGTCGCCACCCGGCGCGGACGGCCCGTAGTCATCTTTGGAGAAGCCGGGATTGGCAAGACCCGACTCATCGAGCAATTCCTTATCCGGTTGGAAGATGTGGGTGAAGGCCAGCCGATGTTACTGCGGGTGCGCTGCCCAGACCCAGCGCGCGCCACCGTCGGGCAACTGCCACTATCGGACCTTCGCGCTGCGGCCATGGCCTACTTCAACCCGGAGCTGCGCGCGGTGCGGTCGCTTTCGCCGGCGGATGAGCAGTTTCTCGACGGCACGTTTTTTGCCAACCTATGTGATGAAACCTATGCGACGAAACTGGCCGCGCGGTTAGCGGCAGACCGCCATAGCTTTTTCGGTGACTTGACCTATCTGTGCCGACTCCTCGCACGGGAACGTGGCGCCGTCTTCTTTGTTGACGATGCCCACCATGCGGATGCGCTCCTGCTGGATTTCGTCAGCCATCTCATGCGTCAGAGTCGGGGCGACCGCCTGCTGGTCATTGTCGCCAGTCGTCCCCTGACAAGCCTGCTCGATGGCGCGCCGCCCCTGCGCAACTGGTTGCAGTCACTCGATGAGATGGGCGGCCACGATCAGATCAAATTGTCCGCGCTCTCCAATAGCGAAATCCGCCTGATGGTCGAGGGGTTGCTTGGAGCGCAGGTGCAACTGCCGGTGAGTGTCGCGCTGATGCTGGCCGAAGAAACCAAGGGCAACCCCTATTACGTCTGTGAAGTCGTCAACACGATGATTGCCAATGGGCAAATCTCCCATGGCGAGGAAACCGGCTGGGTCTGCCAGGACGTGGACGAGTTTGACCTTCCAGAGTCCATTGCCACGCTGGTCAAGCCGCTTCTGGCGCGTTTGGAGGATAAGACGGCCGACGTTCTCGCCCATGCGGCGGTGATTGGCGAAGAGTTTACCTTCGATTTGCTTCAGTTTTTGACCGAGGCGACCGAAGAAGACCTGCTCGGAACGGTCGAAAACGCGCTCAAGCTGGGCTTTATCCGCGAGATGGCCGGATGGCGTGAAGACCGCTACAGCTTTGTCAACTCGATGTTGCACCGGGTGCTGTATCGGCGCATGACGCGGCGGCGGCGGAAACGGCTTCACGCGCGAATCGCCGAGCGGCTTGAGCAACAGTTGGCTTCGCCACGCGCCTCGGCGGCCGGACTGGGGCGGCAGGATTTCACCGCCGGCGATCTGGCCTATCACTACTTTCGCGCTGAAGAGTGGCGCAAGGCGATTGAATATGCCATCGAGGCCGGTTACGCCCGCTGGAGTGTCTATGCCTTTGCCGATGCCGGAAAGTTTTTCGGATGGGTGGCCCAAGCCCTCAGTCGGTTGCAGGGCGACGATACTGGGCCGCTGAGTCCAAGTGACGAAGCGCGCTATCGGCTGACCTATGGCACGCTGCTGATCGAGTGCGCGCAACCCGATGACGCCCGCCACGAGTTGGAACGAGCCTTGGCGCTCTGTCAAGAACACAACCTAAATTGGTTAGGTCGGACGCAGGTCGGCATGGCGCGGCTGTATAACCTGACTGGCGATGCTGATGGCGCGCTCAAGCTGGCGACGGCGGCGCTTCCCGTCCTACGCGCACAGGATGATGCCGCCGGACTCTGTTTGGCGTTGCTGACCGTCGCTGCCGCGCAAGTTGAGCGGGGGCGCCCGACAGCCGCGCTCGAAGCGGTTGATGAAGCCATGTATATCGCCGAGCGCGCGGGAGATCGCAGCAGCCAAGCCGCGGCTCGGCTTGGCAACGCGATTGTCAACGCGCGCCGGGGAAAGCTTGCCGAAGCGGTGTCGGATGCCCGGCAATCGCTGGCCATCGCCCGCAACGCAGGCAACATCTTTGAGGAACGGCGCGCTCTGGCGCTGCTTGGCGAAGTCAATCTCCAGCTCGCGCACCTGGATGAAGCGCAGGAATGCTACGCCGGCGCGCTGCGCATTGCCTACGCGCTTGGTCATCGCCAGGGTGAGTCGGTGGCGCTCAATGGTTTGGGCGAAGTCTTCATGCGGCGCGGCAGCGACACCGAAGCGCTGGAATACATCCAGCAAGCGGTGGATATTGCCCGCGACATCGGTGATGGAACCGCCGAAGCCCGCTACTTACTCAACGTAGGGCGCATTCGAAGGCGGCGCAGTGATGTCAAATCCGCCCTCAGCACGCTTCAGGCGGCGCTCCTGCTGGCTGAAACGATGGAAGTGCCACAAATCGAGGCAGAGATTTTGGCCGAAATTGGCGATGCCCAACGAGCCGAAGGTGACCTTGCCGCGGCTGAATCCTGCTATGTGCGGGCATGTGAGCTGGCACGCGAAGTGGAGTCCCCGCACGTGCGATGGAGTGCCGCCTATGGTTTGGCAGAGTGCCTCGTCCAGCGCCAGGACTTCGCCCAGGCGCAGGCCGCCCTTGAGGAAGCCCTGTCCGTGATTGCATCCCTTCAGTCGAACCTCCCAGACGACATCGTGGCGGCCACATTCCTGGAAAACAAACGCCCTGTTTTTGACCTCAAGGTTCGACTCGACCGCATGTTGGCTACCACGCCAGCCCAGTCTGAACCACCCAAGGCCGCGCCCACCAAGGCCCTGCCGGACAAAGCCGCGCCGACCAAGCTGATGAGTGAGGTCAGTGCCGCCGAAGGCTCGATGGTTGCCGGGGAGTTGCTGCCCCCGGCCGCGTCCTCGGTAGCCGCGGATGCACCACCCTCGACCAGCGCGAAGCCACGGGCCAGCGTGAAGCCACAGGTCGGCGAGACCAAAGTACTTGGCTCGACAGCGCCGCGTGGGGCGGTACCTTCGGCCGAAATGCCAAGCGATATAGACGCGCTTCGCATGGATGCCAAGCGGAATCCTGGACAGCCAGGCGAGATTAGCGAATTTTCACTTGAAGAGTTACTCAATGACGTTGCGGCGTTTGCCGAGAATCTTGGCATGGGTGAGCTTTTCAACAGCGGTCGCCTCGCCGATGCCATCGTGCCGGTTGAAGACCGAAGCCGGGCCCCAGACATCCGGCCGCATTCAGCTCGTCCGACGCAACCCCATTCGCTGCAAAGTGTCTTGCACAGCGTCGTGTCGCTGGAGTCCACTTGGCGTGAAATGCTCCAGACGGCGCGCGCAACCGGCGACCGCGACATCGAGCGCAAAGGTTTGATGCTGATGGCCTCAGCTTTTCACAGCCAGGGCGAAGTGGCGCGCGCGCGCGATTGCTACCAACGGGCAGTTCAGATCATGCGCGAAGTCAATGACCGCGCAAGCGAAGGGGCGATGCTCAACAACATTGGGGATACCTTTCGGCAAGAGGGACGTTATGCCGACGCTCTGGCTTACTACCGCTTGGCGATTCGGAGTGCGCGTGAAAACAAAAACCAGCGTGTGCTTGAAATGGCGCTGGTGAATGCGGCGCAGATGTATGCGCGAACCGGCAACCTCCGTGAGGCCAGCCAGATGTTGGATGAAGCCCAAGTCATCAACCGAACCACCAGTGACGCCCAAGTGCGCGCTGAAATGCTCCAAACCATGGGCGAAGTTCACCTCGTTCGCAAGGAACTCACCCTTGCCCTTGACCGCAGCGTGGCGGCGGCGGCGGCGGCACGAGAACTCGGCGATACCGACGTCGAGTGGCGCGCTCAGTGGGTCATTGCCCGTTGTCGCTGGGCGCGGGGAGAGCGGCTCGAAGCCCTGACGGCCGCCGACCTCACGTTGCAGGCGCTCGACCGCCTGCTCGGAGAAGCCAATCCCCACGACCAACGGCGACTGGCGCGTGAGCGCGGCGACATTGGCGCGGTCGTGGACGAATGGCGGCGAATCACCGATGACTTCCTGGTTTGA